The Sebastes fasciatus isolate fSebFas1 chromosome 4, fSebFas1.pri, whole genome shotgun sequence genome window below encodes:
- the rps27l gene encoding 40S ribosomal protein S27-like, whose translation MPLARDLLHPSIEHERRQHKKKRLVQSPNSYFMDVKCPGCYKITTVFSHAQTVVLCVGCATVLCQSKGGKARLTEGCSFRRKQH comes from the exons ATGCCT CTTGCCAGAGATCTCCTCCACCCTTCTATTGAGCATGAGAGAAGACAACATAAAAAGAAAAGGCTTGTTCAAAGTCCCAACTCCTACTTTATGGACGTGAAGTGCCCAG GTTGCTACAAGATCACCACAGTGTTCAGCCATGCTCAGACAGTGGTGCTCTGTGTGGGATGCGCAACCGTGTTGTGCCAGTCAAAAGGAGGAAAGGCCAGACTGACAGAAG GTTGCTCTTTCAGGAGGAAGCAGCACTAA
- the LOC141766230 gene encoding ras-related protein Rab-8B, translating to MAKTYDYLFKLLLIGDSGVGKTCLLFRFSEDSFNTTFISTIGIDFKIRTIELDGKRVKLQIWDTAGQERFRTITTAYYRGAMGIMLVYDISNEKSFENIKNWIRNIEEHASSDVEKMVLGNKCDMTDRRQVSKDRGEKLAIDYGVKFLETSAKSGINVEEAFYNMGRDILHNLSSKTTDNSAGGSGKLVKITEKKSKRIKFFKCSLL from the exons ATGGCGAAAACGTACGATTATCTCTTCAAACTGTTGCTCATCGGAGACAGTGGAGTCGGAAAGACATGTCTGCTGTTCAGATTCAGCGAGGACTCCTTCAACACCACCTTCATATCCACAATAG GAATAGACTTCAAAATCAGAACAATAGAGCTGGATGGAAAGAGAGTcaaacttcaaatttg GGACACCGCAGGGCAGGAGAGGTTTCGCACCATCACTACAGCCTACTACAGAGGAGCAATG GGCATTATGTTGGTTTATGACATCAGCAATGAGAAGTCctttgaaaacataaaaaactgGATTAGAAATATTGAAGAG CATGCCTCGTCTGATGTGGAGAAGATGGTCCTGGGTAACAAATGTGACATGACTGACAGAAGACAGGTGTCCAAAGACAGAGGGGAAAAA CTGGCTATTGATTATGGAGTTAAGTTCTTGGAAACCAGTGCAAAGTCGGGCATAAATGTAGAAGAG GCTTTTTATAACATGGGAAGGGACATATTGCACAATCTGAGCTCAAAGACA ACTGACAACAGTGCCGGAGGATCAGGCAAACTGGTCAAGATCACGGAAAAAAAGTCGAAGAGGATAAAGTTCTTCAAGTGTTCACTCCTCTAG